A window from Flavobacterium gyeonganense encodes these proteins:
- a CDS encoding prolipoprotein diacylglyceryl transferase, whose amino-acid sequence MKIPFEPVWFGYEINIHLVLEYLAFFIGYRYYAFLRKRNVDRIITINRLSIILGAAIGAFLGSRIVGFLENPVFISDFKSIIDLFNTKTIMGGLFGGLLGVEIAKKIIGEKESSGDLFTFPILLGIFIGRIGCFLSGTNEFTYGEATSFFLGMNLGDNIKRHPIALYELVFLAVLFCFLKKLQSKNLPNGLLFQYFMISYFAFRFCIEFIKPNHFFVAGISSIQILCLICLLYYHKTILNLFVKNAS is encoded by the coding sequence ATGAAGATTCCGTTTGAGCCCGTATGGTTTGGTTATGAAATTAATATTCATTTAGTTTTAGAATATTTAGCCTTTTTTATCGGGTATCGGTATTATGCTTTTTTAAGGAAAAGAAATGTCGACAGGATCATCACAATCAATCGGTTATCGATTATTTTAGGAGCAGCTATTGGGGCTTTTTTGGGTTCCCGAATAGTGGGGTTTTTAGAAAATCCTGTTTTTATTTCAGATTTTAAATCGATTATAGATCTGTTTAATACAAAAACAATTATGGGAGGTCTCTTTGGCGGACTTTTAGGCGTAGAAATCGCTAAAAAAATTATTGGTGAAAAAGAATCTTCCGGAGATCTGTTTACGTTTCCAATTTTACTGGGAATTTTTATCGGGAGAATTGGATGCTTTTTATCCGGAACAAATGAATTCACATATGGAGAAGCTACTTCTTTTTTCCTGGGAATGAATCTTGGGGATAACATAAAGCGGCATCCAATTGCTTTGTATGAATTGGTTTTTTTAGCTGTTCTGTTTTGTTTTCTGAAGAAACTCCAAAGCAAAAATCTACCAAACGGCTTGTTATTTCAGTATTTTATGATTTCTTATTTTGCATTCCGGTTTTGTATAGAATTTATAAAACCCAATCATTTTTTCGTTGCAGGAATAAGCTCCATTCAGATTTTATGTTTAATTTGTCTATTATATTATCACAAAACAATTTTAAATCTATTCGTAAAAAATGCCAGTTAG
- the lepA gene encoding translation elongation factor 4, whose protein sequence is MKKIRNFCIIAHIDHGKSTLADRLLGATQTVTAREEKAQLLDNMDLERERGITIKSHAIQMEYKYKGEEYILNLIDTPGHVDFSYEVSRSIAACEGALLIVDAAQSIQAQTISNLYLALENDLEIIPVLNKVDLPSANPEEVSDDIIDLLGCKLEDIIHASGKTGFGVENILAAIIEKIPAPKGNPEEPLQALIFDSVYNPFRGIEVIFRVVNGEIKKGQKIKFMATDNEYFADEIGTLKLNQVPKNVVSAGDVGYLISGIKEAREVKVGDTITDAKVPTTNMITGFEDVKPMVFAGIYPVDTEDYEDLRSSMEKLQLNDASLVFAPESSAALGFGFRCGFLGMLHMEIIQERLEREFDMTVITTVPNVSYLAYTKKHPETALVVNNPSDLPEPSKLDRVEEPYIKATIITKADFVGNVMSLCIEKRGLITNQTYLTTERVELNFDMPLAEIVFDFYDRLKTVSKGYASFDYSPIGMRTSKLVKLDVLLNAQTVDALSALIHEDNAYNIGKKMTEKLRELIPRQQFDIPIQAAIGAKIIARETIKALRKDVTAKCYGGDISRKRKLLEKQKKGKKRMRQVGNVEIPQEAFMAVLKLND, encoded by the coding sequence ATGAAGAAGATACGTAACTTTTGCATTATTGCACATATTGACCACGGTAAAAGTACACTGGCAGACCGATTACTGGGCGCTACACAAACCGTTACAGCCCGTGAAGAAAAAGCACAATTGCTTGACAACATGGATCTGGAACGTGAACGTGGCATCACCATAAAAAGTCATGCCATTCAAATGGAATATAAATACAAGGGAGAAGAATATATCTTAAACTTAATTGATACTCCGGGTCACGTTGACTTTTCATACGAAGTTTCACGATCTATTGCGGCTTGTGAAGGGGCACTTTTGATTGTGGATGCTGCACAAAGTATTCAGGCACAAACGATTTCAAACTTATATCTGGCTTTAGAAAATGACCTGGAAATTATTCCGGTTTTAAATAAAGTAGATTTACCAAGTGCTAATCCTGAAGAAGTTAGTGATGATATTATCGATTTACTTGGTTGTAAATTAGAAGATATTATTCACGCTTCCGGAAAAACAGGTTTTGGTGTTGAAAATATCCTGGCTGCGATTATTGAAAAAATCCCTGCTCCAAAAGGAAATCCGGAAGAGCCATTACAGGCTTTAATTTTTGACTCGGTTTATAATCCGTTTCGTGGAATCGAGGTGATCTTCAGAGTTGTAAACGGTGAAATCAAAAAAGGGCAGAAAATTAAATTCATGGCTACGGACAATGAATATTTTGCTGACGAAATTGGAACTTTAAAATTAAATCAGGTTCCTAAAAATGTAGTTTCTGCAGGAGATGTTGGTTATTTGATTTCTGGAATTAAAGAAGCACGCGAAGTAAAAGTGGGTGATACGATTACGGATGCAAAAGTGCCGACAACCAATATGATTACCGGTTTTGAAGACGTAAAACCAATGGTATTTGCCGGAATTTATCCTGTTGATACAGAAGATTACGAAGATTTACGCTCTTCAATGGAAAAATTACAGCTTAACGATGCTTCGCTGGTATTTGCTCCTGAAAGCTCTGCGGCTTTAGGATTTGGTTTCCGTTGCGGATTCTTAGGAATGCTTCACATGGAAATCATTCAGGAACGTTTAGAGCGCGAATTCGATATGACGGTTATTACTACCGTTCCTAACGTTTCGTATTTGGCTTACACCAAAAAACATCCGGAGACGGCATTAGTAGTAAACAATCCTTCAGATTTACCGGAACCTTCAAAACTGGACAGAGTTGAAGAACCTTATATTAAAGCTACCATCATTACAAAAGCTGATTTCGTAGGAAACGTAATGAGTTTGTGTATCGAAAAACGTGGTTTAATCACGAATCAAACGTATTTAACAACTGAAAGAGTTGAGTTGAATTTTGATATGCCTTTGGCAGAAATTGTATTCGATTTTTACGATCGTTTGAAAACAGTTTCTAAAGGGTATGCTTCTTTCGATTACTCTCCTATCGGAATGCGAACTTCGAAATTGGTAAAACTGGATGTTCTTTTGAATGCTCAAACGGTGGATGCACTTTCAGCCCTGATTCACGAAGACAACGCATATAACATCGGTAAAAAAATGACCGAGAAATTGCGTGAGCTTATCCCAAGACAGCAATTCGACATTCCGATTCAGGCTGCGATTGGAGCAAAAATTATCGCTCGTGAAACGATTAAAGCACTTCGTAAAGACGTTACCGCAAAATGTTACGGTGGAGATATTTCGCGTAAGCGTAAACTGCTTGAAAAACAGAAAAAAGGTAAAAAACGTATGAGACAGGTTGGAAACGTTGAGATTCCGCAAGAGGCGTTTATGGCTGTTTTGAAATTGAATGATTAA
- a CDS encoding DinB family protein: MKTLEAQVITSEDLLKHWQGHRALTRRLIEIFPEKDFFEFSIGGMRPFAKLADELLAIAAPGLKAIVNRDSQPYTEGEEKLIFKAQYLEKWDEATAEINKYWEQLSVEDFNETFKLFGQYEFPIIQNILYFIDNEIHHRGQAYVYLRALNIEPPFFWER, from the coding sequence ATGAAAACATTAGAAGCACAAGTAATTACTTCAGAAGATTTATTGAAACACTGGCAGGGACACAGAGCATTAACACGTCGTTTAATTGAGATTTTCCCTGAAAAGGATTTTTTCGAATTCTCAATTGGCGGAATGCGTCCGTTTGCAAAATTAGCCGATGAACTTTTGGCAATTGCTGCTCCGGGACTTAAAGCAATTGTAAACCGTGATAGCCAGCCTTATACTGAAGGAGAGGAGAAACTGATTTTCAAAGCGCAATATCTTGAAAAATGGGATGAAGCTACAGCAGAAATCAATAAATACTGGGAGCAATTATCTGTAGAAGATTTCAACGAGACTTTTAAACTTTTCGGGCAGTATGAATTTCCGATTATTCAGAATATCTTGTACTTTATAGATAATGAGATTCATCACCGCGGCCAGGCTTATGTTTATTTAAGAGCTTTAAATATCGAACCGCCATTTTTTTGGGAAAGATAA
- a CDS encoding radical SAM protein → MPVRKYTYYDFTLSLCPECLKRIDAKIVFENEHVYMLKRCPEHGSSKVLIADDIQYYKNIRNYNKPSEMPYTFNTKTHYGCPYDCGLCPDHEQHSCLTVVEVTDRCNLTCPTCYAGSSPSYGRHRTLEEIKRMLDTVVKNEKEPDVVQISGGEPTIHPQFFEILDYAKSLPIKHLMLNTNGIKIAKDKQFTRQLKTYSPDFEIYLQFDSFEDSVLQELRGADLSEIRKQALENLNEVNLSTTLVVTLQKGLNDNEIGKIIEFALKQKCIRGVTFQPTQIAGRLENFDPEKDRMTLTEVRRKILEQTSIFNSDDLLPVPCNPDALVMGYALKLEDEVFPLTRYINPNDLLDNSKNTIIYEQDEVLRGKMIELFSTGNSVEVAEENLKSILCCLPNIDAPNLGYDNLFRIIIMQFIDAYNFDVRAIKKSCVHIVNKDNKIIPFETMNLFYRDEKIERLEELRSTI, encoded by the coding sequence ATGCCAGTTAGAAAGTATACTTATTATGATTTTACCTTAAGCCTTTGTCCCGAATGCTTAAAGCGTATTGATGCAAAAATTGTTTTTGAGAATGAGCATGTTTACATGCTTAAAAGATGTCCGGAACACGGAAGTTCAAAGGTATTAATTGCGGATGATATTCAATATTATAAAAATATCCGAAACTACAATAAGCCATCAGAGATGCCTTATACCTTTAATACCAAAACCCATTATGGCTGTCCGTATGATTGCGGTTTATGCCCGGATCACGAACAGCATTCCTGTCTGACTGTTGTTGAGGTTACAGACCGATGTAATCTGACATGTCCGACTTGTTATGCAGGCTCGTCACCTTCATACGGAAGACACAGAACCCTGGAAGAAATAAAAAGAATGCTGGATACGGTTGTTAAAAATGAAAAGGAACCTGATGTTGTGCAGATTAGTGGCGGCGAACCTACAATTCACCCTCAGTTTTTTGAGATTTTAGATTATGCAAAATCCCTTCCGATAAAACATTTAATGTTGAATACCAATGGAATTAAAATTGCCAAAGACAAGCAATTTACCAGACAGCTGAAAACCTATTCACCTGATTTTGAAATTTATTTACAGTTTGATTCTTTTGAAGACAGTGTATTGCAGGAGTTACGCGGTGCCGATTTAAGCGAGATAAGAAAACAAGCTTTAGAGAATCTGAACGAAGTAAATTTATCAACAACATTGGTGGTTACGCTTCAGAAAGGGCTAAATGATAATGAAATTGGAAAAATAATTGAATTTGCATTAAAACAAAAATGCATCAGAGGGGTTACTTTTCAGCCAACACAAATCGCCGGAAGACTTGAAAATTTTGATCCGGAAAAAGACAGGATGACATTAACCGAGGTCAGAAGGAAAATTTTGGAACAAACTTCCATTTTTAATTCAGATGATTTGCTGCCCGTGCCCTGCAATCCTGATGCTTTGGTAATGGGATATGCCTTAAAATTAGAGGATGAGGTATTTCCGCTTACACGTTACATCAATCCAAATGACTTGTTAGACAATAGTAAAAATACCATCATTTACGAACAGGATGAAGTGCTTCGCGGAAAAATGATAGAATTATTCAGTACAGGAAATTCAGTAGAAGTCGCAGAAGAAAACCTGAAATCAATTCTCTGCTGTCTGCCCAATATTGATGCACCCAATTTGGGTTATGATAACTTGTTTCGCATCATCATTATGCAATTTATAGATGCTTATAATTTTGATGTCAGAGCGATTAAAAAATCATGTGTGCATATTGTAAATAAGGATAATAAAATAATCCCTTTTGAAACCATGAATTTGTTTTACAGAGACGAAAAAATAGAAAGATTAGAAGAACTTAGAAGTACTATATAA
- a CDS encoding DinB family protein — MSLKKIMSNYADYNLWVNHQFVNWLSPKSDELLYAEVSSSFSTIIKTLDHIWSTEEYWFSVISETDLSEKKPESELSKEEIFEGLLNSSLKLKHLINSLPEEDLMKEVKIVNPWFECELPVSDYLLQVINHGTYHRGQIVTMGRNLGITDASNTDYNFYNVVKQQY, encoded by the coding sequence ATGAGTTTAAAGAAAATAATGTCCAATTATGCAGATTATAATTTATGGGTAAACCACCAATTCGTAAACTGGCTTTCGCCGAAATCTGATGAATTGCTGTATGCAGAAGTATCTTCAAGTTTTTCAACAATTATAAAAACACTTGATCATATCTGGTCTACAGAAGAATATTGGTTTTCTGTTATTTCTGAAACTGATTTATCAGAAAAGAAACCCGAAAGCGAATTGTCAAAAGAAGAAATCTTTGAAGGCTTATTAAATTCATCTCTAAAATTGAAACATTTAATCAATTCATTGCCGGAAGAAGATTTAATGAAAGAAGTTAAAATCGTTAATCCATGGTTTGAATGTGAACTGCCCGTTTCGGATTATTTGCTCCAGGTTATCAATCACGGCACTTATCACAGAGGCCAGATTGTAACGATGGGGCGAAATCTTGGAATTACAGATGCTTCAAACACCGATTATAATTTTTATAATGTCGTAAAACAGCAGTATTAA